The genomic window TTGCCGGTAGCAATGACTGGAAGCCATTTTGCCGACAACAATATGACTAGTAGAATGAGCTAAGGGAATAAGACGAGGTCAATATACCTGGGTAGTTGGCGACATGCAAGCCCACCCCCGTTTCCATTAATCACTCGTGATTGGGAGGGAAGGTCGAGCCGTGGCTTGGCTTGGTGCAACATGGAATATGACAACGTGGTCCTATAGGGAGCGGGCGTAGGCGGAGCCGATGCACCGGGGTACATCACTAGATAGGCGTGGTGTTGGACGCCAGGGCGAGGACCAAAGACCCCAACAGAGTTGGGCGGTATCCAGGGTGCGCGAGGTGGAGGGCATCCCATAGGAGCGAAGTAGCAGGGCGACCGAGCTCCCAACGGTGGCGGTGGTCGTGCTCACAGTGATCGCGGCACTGGGCAGCAACCCTGGCTCGACTACTTTGTTCATATGGGGATGCCCTTCCCTCCGCCCCATGCTCCATGGATACTGCCCAACTCTGTCGGGTCCTCGCCCAAGCGTCCAGCACCATGCCTATCCGGTGATGTACCGCGATGCATCAACTCCACCTACGCCCGCTTCCTACGGATGGGACCACGCCACCATGCTGCACCAAGCCATGGACAACGGGGCGGCCTCGCACGTCGTCAGCAGCCCAGGTATATTGACCTCATCTTATTCTCCTTTAGCTCGCTCTGCTAGTCATATCGCAGTCGGCAatggggcgcgcctccccccccccacccctttCCATCCTCATCTTTCCCAGTCTTGTGAAAAAACTAATTTTAGTTCGCAAATTTACTCATGACAATCTACGTTCAATTGAGTTTGATCCTTTTGGCTTTTGTGAGAAGGACCTAGCAACCAGGGCAATTCTTGTTAGGTGCAATATCCAATCTTCAGCAATAACGGCGGCGCACCATCAACAGCACTCACCGTCTCCTCGCAAGACCTATGGCATCGGCAACTTGGCCATCCCAGCGCTGCTACTATGGCTCATTTTCCTTCTGAGGTGGGCATTGTTCTTATTACAAGATAAAAATCCGAAGCAAAATGAGCCATAGTAGCAGAATCGAGAAGGTCGAGCCATCGAGGAAACGGTGAGTGCTAATGATGATGCACCGTTATTATTGTTGGAGAAGAAATATAAGTCGTTGTGGCTATTGAAGATTTGCCCTGGTTGGTAGGTCCGTCACGCAAAAGGCAAAAGGATGAAACTCAACTGAACATAGATTGTCACGAGTAAATTTGCGAGCGTAAACTAATTTTTGACAAGATTGGGAGAGATGGAACGGTCACCGAGGGGGTGAGCCGGTACCAATGATTGGAAGGCGTTTTGCCAACAACGATATGACTAGCAGAACGAGCTAAAGGGGAATAAGACAAGGTCAATATACCTGGGTTGTTACCGGCGTGTGAGGCCACCCCCATGTCCATGAACCACTCAGGTTGAGGAGGAAAGGGCAAGTCGTGGCTTGGTGCAACATCGAACATGGCGGCGTGGTCCTGTAGGGAGCGAGCATAGGCAGAGCCGGTGCACCAGGTACATCACCGGATAGGCGTGTTGGACGCCAGGTCGAGGACCGAAGACCCTAGTAGAGTTGGATCGCATCCAGGGTGTGCGGGGTGGAGGGAAGGGCATCCTATAGGAGCAAAGTAACCGAGCGAGGGCTGCTGCCCAGCGCTGCGACCACCAGGAGCATCTCCGTGACCATGCCCACGGCCACCGTCACCATTGGGAGCCCGATCGCCCTATCGAGCACCGCCACAATCGGCGCCACGATCGCCGCGGTCATCGTCGGAGTGGACGGCAAGCAACTGTGAGCCCTCTGCACGGGCGTGCCTATTGATGGAGATTCCGGCTAGAACAAGGCATGAACAATCTTGAACAAAGGTAGGCAGGGGGACGATCAATTGGAGAATCGCGGCCTGCATCTCGAATTTCTTTTCGAGTCCGTCAAGCATCTACAATGTAAGTGTGCAGTAGCTGACCGGTGACTGGATGTCGGAAAGAGCCATAGAGATGCCTTATAGGCGTCCACAATACTCGTTGATGGACAAATAGCCGCAGACAGTCGGCCGTAACTCCTGCTTCAAAGAAGTACTCATGGAGGAGAGTCCAAATTGTGTACGCCACCGAGTCAACCGGGGCGACGATGTCGAGGTCCCCGAAAATGGTGGTGAAGAACCACATCACTATGGTGTCATCGTCGTCGCTCCAGATTGGATTAGAGAGCCGGTCAACAGCGCCCACCTGGATGTGGTGGCGTTCATGGTAGCGGCTGAGTAACATGTTGATGAAAGAACGCCATCGAGAGAAATTGGTGTTGTCAAGAGCCAACGTGAAGTCAATAACACCAATGATGTTCAGCCCGTGGATGGACGGGATGGAGGAGGAAGGGTCGGCAGCAGCAAAGAGCGAGACCGAAGAGGAGGCGGCCTGGGGGGAGGGCAGAAAGTGGAAGACCAACCGTCTGGGAAAGATCCTCGGTAGCCGGAGCGCAAGGGCGCACAGCAGCGCCAGCAGAAAGGTCTGCGGCGGGAAGCTCGCTGCCCTCGCTGGTGACAGGAAGGAAGGGTCTCAAAGGAGGAGTGAGTGGGGCCGGTTGACATGGTTCTAATTACCAAGTTGAAGAATGATTGACGCACACCTTATATTCATTGAGTGCCATGGTACATATACATGGGAGAGAGACGTGGATCCTGCATGCTTGGATCATGCTCAGGATAAGGCCTAAAGACTAGGATGTGAAGTTACAACAGAAACAATAACACATGTGCAGAATGTGACAACTCAACACTACCCATTATTTATAATAGGTATCATTTAACTTTGTTTTCATGTTAATACACAACCACAACAGGCCAGAATGTTGCCAAATAaggtacttcctctgttcctaattataagtctttctagagattccactatggactacatacggagcaaaatgagtgaacctacactctaaaatatgtctatatacatccgtatgtaatttgtagtggaatctctaaaaagacttatatttaggaaaggagggagtacaactgtTCCGCGCACTGCTTGGATTTCGTCAACTAAAATTGTAAACAGTGGTTTTTTACCCTGATACatacaaccaaataaaaaagatgCTTCTAAATTTAATGGATCGTTCCAAGTTATAACAACCATAGAGCATTGATGTGAAATAATTTTCTCTTTTCAGGTCCAAAGGCAGCAAAAGCAGCTGTTTATTGTTGAATGTTTGAGCCAAGAGACTACGTCGGACCAGCTCTTGCACAGATAAGCAGCTCAAATAAACATGGAAGCAATTGCTCTGACTTCAGAGCAAGTCTTGGCTGCTAGACAGGGGTACAAGGGGCTGTTTGATAATGGGTGGCGTATAAGAGGCCTTAAATTGGAAGGGCGGGACAATCTCAGTCCAGCTTATGCGTAGAGAAGTAGCTCAATGGATCATGCCAGCATCTGTCTTGAGCAATACCTACTGTTGCCTATATGTGCTACGGTCAGTTCAGGACTAATTATATTAGGGGATAATTGGATAATTGTCATTCCCGGCGTGCCAACTTCAGATAATTCCTAGCTTCTTTCTACCCTCTGCATTAGCTAGTCAGGTAATTTGTTGTTTTCGGTTACTACGTCGCATATGATTTATAGCATCAAGAGCGAATTTCACTCCAGAAGAAGAAACACAGATGAGGAACCAGAACCGACCTGACCCTCTCGAGGCTGTCCAGCTCCTGCGCGGTGGCCTTGATCCTATCCCCCTCGGCGCACATCGACTCCTCCAGCTCCGTGAGACGCCTCCGGCACGCCACCACCCTCCCCTCCGCCTCGTACACGgcccgccgcctcgcctccgccATCCGCAGCTTGTGCCTCTCGAACCTGCAGCAGAGCACAAGTCACGCGCTCTGACGGGGGGAATAAATAAATAATCTGAACGAAGTGGCAGGGACGGAAAACCACTTGGTCCTGTAGAGGGATTTGGGATCGGGCTGCTGCTGCTGCgaagaggaggaggggaaggaTGAGGGCTGGGATTGGGAGGGGAAGTCGCGGGAGAGGAGGCCCGACCAGAGGGCCGGGTGGAgggagaggcggcggaggcggcgcgaggcgaTGGCGAGGCAGCAGAGGTCGCGGAACCccagcgcggcggaggcggcgccgagCTCCAGGACGCGCGCCCACAGCTCGTCGGGCAGATCGGATGCCGACATGTTCGGCTCGACCGAATTACCGCTGGAGAGTTGCGGAGCGGATGCAGCAACAGAGGCCGCCGCGCGGGTGTAGAAAGGTAGGTAGGCTATGCCGTCGTCGGGGCCTTCGCTGCAGGCCTTCGTCGGCGGCGCCTCGGCGAGCTAGAGAAATCAGGACGCGCGCCGCCAAATCGGTCCCTGCCAGTGGGTCCCACGAATGAGCGATTTGGACTTTCGATCTGCAGTACTGCTGGGTCTGAACCCAAAAACCTAATCCAGGAGCATAATCTGAGCGAACCAATCACCAACTAAAATAGGAGACCATTTAGTAAGATCAGTCAAATATCAGATGACAAATCTCTGTTTTGTTCCAACCCTAGACTATTCAAACAAAGATCCTAAGCGAGCTACCGCATCTAGCTCTGCATGTTTCACCGGGTTCCAAACGTCTGAGGCAGATAATACAGTATACAACAACTCATGATTTTCCCTTCCCTCGGGTTTTTATGGAACCAAGTTCATGCAGTCCTGCAGCCCACTCGGCAGCAACTCCGCCCATATTTCAAACTTCTACGACCCGTGCCCTTCTGCCGGAGCATTCTACACCTCAACCCTGCTTGATGTGTTATGTTTGTCATGCTGTGCAAGCCTGTCGGATTCGGCTTTCTTGGAGTGGGCGAAGTTAGTCATCTCTTCCTCATCCTTCGAACGGAGTTGTATATCGGCCGGAACAAAATGCTAGAGATATATCTTTCTCCAAAGCTGGGGAAGATAACCTGCAAATTCATGTCACTGATTAACCGTCTGATGAGGGGGTTACATGAGGGCATCTATAAACCAGTAGCCATGCCAGAACGGCAACATGTTCAAATCAACGGAAATATCTCACCGCAATCAGCTTTCCAGCATTTTCAGGTCTTTTGGCCACGTTTATAGCAGCAATTGCTGCGGCACCTGACGAAATGCCAACCTGTCAAAACAAACAACCCATGTGAACGCCAAACTGATAACTCGGTTATAATATCCGTTTCGGAAAAAAAAACTCGGTTATAATTTATTTGGTTGTGCACTTCCTTACCAGCAAGCCCTCTTTTAGTGCAAGTAGCCTCGCAACATCAACTGCCTCCGCAGTGGTAACCTGCAAGTTCAACAATCATAATCAACATAATAGCTGACAAGAACTGTGAAGAGTCAACTAAATGTGCAAACATAAACAGACTACTAGAGTTGCATTCCAGACCTTCACAACCTCATCAAGGAGCTGCACATCTAGTATGCTTGGAATATAACCTGTTATTGTGACATTAATGTGTCAATTCCAAGGAAGTTGTCTTCAATAAGCTCATCTCTCAAATACATCCAGTTGCTATGTGCTATGAAATTTACCTGGCTTGTCACCAGAAATCACACTAGTTTCAGCAGGTTCTACCCCGATGACCTGATAATGACAGGACAAACACAAATGTTATAACAGATTAAATTAATAAATTTGACTACAAAATATAGGAACACTGTCAAACGATTTCAGGTTTCAGGTTATGGCATGTTAGATCATATACTAGATCATATGAATCATGGATATATTGATATCAACCATGTACGTTCATGTAAGTTAAATAGTAGTGCATGTAAGTTCTAAAAGCTAAATTACACAAATGGTAAAGCAGTGCATCTAGTAGCAGATCGGTGAGCTATTTCCAACTAAGGCCTATGTTTTACTTCAAAATTCTGCATTTCACTTTTTAGCAGAGCAATAAACAAAATAAATTCGACCAGCAGGGAATAGACACTAGCACGCACCTATCGCATTTTTTAGAACAACCATGAGCACCCTGCAGTAGGGACTAGGGATGCAGGCGGAAGTGTCCGCGCCGTCCGCATAACAAAAATTGCACTAACCTCATCCTATATAcataagaagttgatccccactatcctatttatcttaacatgcacacatgccacctcatcaaaggtCCACCACTACATGCATGAGAAAAAAATTTCCATTATTAGTTGATCTCATGCACACCTTTCACCTCACCACACATGCCACCTCATCCAAGGTCCACTCAAAATGCATGATTTATTTTTGTTACGTTATGGCACTTAGATTAAAACAAGTTATGACTACACAATAATCAAATACAATATATACTATTTATTTTTAGCTTTAGTTCATATTTTTTGCGGAATTAGTTATTAATTCAACTATGGAAGTTTCATACAATTAAATCACTGAAATATATTGCAATCggttccgcagcaacgcgcggggtattctCTAGTTACTTCAATAATCGTGTTAGTTTACTT from Triticum aestivum cultivar Chinese Spring chromosome 3B, IWGSC CS RefSeq v2.1, whole genome shotgun sequence includes these protein-coding regions:
- the LOC123071177 gene encoding F-box protein SKIP24, which codes for MSASDLPDELWARVLELGAASAALGFRDLCCLAIASRRLRRLSLHPALWSGLLSRDFPSQSQPSSFPSSSSQQQQPDPKSLYRTKFERHKLRMAEARRRAVYEAEGRVVACRRRLTELEESMCAEGDRIKATAQELDSLERVRRASVALNVWQPQVVHGRQKQLVQQCTVPVDSRLSALHMELKVCKQQIATYKNAYNKEKLKLNEYEEALRRAKYHPMQNCSDTSAPGNEPQAKRKRLK